From one Magnolia sinica isolate HGM2019 chromosome 18, MsV1, whole genome shotgun sequence genomic stretch:
- the LOC131232303 gene encoding uncharacterized protein LOC131232303: MLAASGFGWDNERMVVTALNKVWEEYLRSHPCAERLRGKCIDRMDDLAIIVGSDQATGHYVQGSRSMAASASSSCLQQDLNDAWRELDDDIDNMIDLSEDHVVDSTGTISFSPDSPSMKHRGSCGTPTRIVDSDSNRCGTTIRKR; this comes from the exons ATGCTGGCAGCCAGTGGGTTCGGATGGGACAATGAGCGGATGGTGGTCACGGCTCTTAATAAAGTCTGGGAGGAGTATCTTAGG TCTCACCCGTGTGCTGAAAGACTCCGCGGGAAATGCATCGATAGAATGGATGACCTTGCAATTATCGTCGGATCCGACCAGGCCACGGGACATTATGTGCAAGGTAGTAGGAGTATGGCCGCATCAGCATCATCATCTTGTCTTCAACAAGATCTTAATGATGCATGGAGAGAGCTCGATGATGATATTGACAATATGATTGACCTCTCAGAGGATCATGTAGTAGACTCCACAGGGACAATTTCATTTTCACCGGACAGTCCTTCGATGAAACATCGCGGCTCCTGTGGCACTCCTACTCGTATTGTTGATTCCGATAGTAACCGATGTGGGACCACAATAAGGAAACGATAG
- the LOC131233996 gene encoding methionine gamma-lyase produces the protein MADTQERNATKHTEAKKRKIMPFPCSHDAIKKSASCDPAQALANARHEFGEHGGVNMSIEASATFTVMEPETMRRMFSGELGPDRDFFIYSRHFNPTVLNLSRQMAAIEGTEAAYCTSSGMAAISSVLLQICSSGGHVVASSCLYGGTHALLTHFFPRACNITTTFVDVRDLEQVRDAIKEGITKVLYVESISNPTLTVANIPELCAIAHEKGVMVVVDNTFAPMVLSPARLGADVVVHSISKFLSGGADIIAGVVCGPASLVNSMMDLHQGALMLLGPTMNAKVAFEISERLPHLAIRMKEHCHRALVYATRMKKLGLKVIYPGLEDHPQHALLKSMANSDYGFGGLLCLDMETEEKANRLMHYLQNFAQFGFMAVSLGYYETLMSCSGSSTSSELNAEEKELAGISPGLVRMSIGYSGTLEQRWGQFEKALTRMQQDGGVFNKI, from the exons ATGGCCGATACCCAAGAACGAAACGCTACGAAACATACTGAAGCAAAGAAACGGAAGATCATGCCGTTCCCCTGCAGCCACGACGCCATCAAGAAGTCAGCGTCGTGCGATCCGGCGCAAGCGCTTGCGAACGCGCGGCACGAGTTCGGCGAGCACGGTGGCGTGAACATGTCCATTGAGGCATCTGCGACGTTCACCGTCATGGAGCCCGAAACCATGCGGCGGATGTTCTCTGGTGAGCTGGGCCCCGATCGCGACTTCTTCATCTACAGCCGTCACTTCAACCCCACCGTCTTGAACCTCAGCCGTCAGATGGCTGCGATCGAGGGTACCGAGGCCGCCTATTGCACATCCAGTGGGATGGCCGCGATCTCGTCCGTGCTGCTGCAGATCTGTAGCAGCGGTGGACACGTGGTGGCGTCCAGCTGCctttacggtgggacccacgcgCTGCTGACGCACTTCTTTCCGAGGGCGTGCAACATAACGACGACGTTCGTGGACGTGAGGGATTTGGAGCAGGTGAGGGACGCGATCAAGGAAGGGATAACGAAGGTGTTGTACGTGGAGTCCATTTCCAACCCGACGCTGACGGTCGCGAATATACCGGAGTTGTGTGCAATCGCGCATGAGAAGGGCGTGATGGTGGTGGTGGACAATACATTCGCGCCCATGGTGTTATCGCCGGCTCGGCTTGGCGCGGACGTCGTGGTTCACAGCATTTCTAAGTTCTTAAGCGGCGGGGCCGACATAATCGCAG GTGTGGTCTGTGGCCCAGCTAGCTTGGTGAATTCCATGATGGACCTTCACCAAGGAGCACTGATGctcctaggccccaccatgaatgcgAAGGTTGCGTTCGAGATTTCCGAGCGATTGCCCCACCTTGCCATCCGAATGAAGGAGCACTGCCACCGTGCGTTGGTCTACGCCACGAGGATGAAGAAACTCGGGCTCAAGGTCATATACCCCGGCCTCGAGGACCACCCCCAGCACGCGCTCCTCAAATCAATGGCGAATTCGGACTATGGGTTCGGGGGGCTTCTTTGCCTCGACATGGAGACAGAGGAGAAGGCGAACCGTCTGATGCACTACTTGCAGAACTTCGCTCAGTTCGGGTTCATGGCGGTGAGCTTGGGCTACTACGAGACATTGATGTCTTGCTCCGGGAGCAGCACCAGCAGCGAGTTGAATGCTGAGGAGAAGGAGCTCGCTGGTATTTCGCCGGGCCTTGTGAGGATGTCTATTGGATACAGTGGTACGCTGGAGCAGAGATGGGGCCAGTTTGAGAAAGCTCTTACCAGGATGCAACAAGATGGGGGCGTTTTTAATAAGATATGA